The Pantoea sp. Lij88 sequence GATTCATTTCATTACGTTCCGCAGGGTAATAATTTAAGGAGTGGCGTTATATAAATAATATATAACAAACCCCAGGATTCGACTGCATTCAGAGTGAATTTATAACAATCGGTATCAAAATAAATTTACTGTTATAGATTAATATAGAATAAATTCTATATTAATCACTCCTTTAAAAATGCATTATTTTCCAGGTCAGAAGCCGGTTTGCGCAGTGCAATTATTGCATGTGGGTTCTGAATAAAAGAAAGATAGATTGTCTTTATAAAGGAGTAACGATATGCGTGAATTAAATGTAGCAGAAATCAATGTGGTCTCTGGTGCTGGTTTCATGGAAGCCTTGACCAGTGCCATCACTCTGGGAACAACCGGCTTTGCAGCAGGCGCGGCGTATGGCGGTATCCACGGTGGCGATAACGGGGGGCTTCTCGGCGTGGGTGCCGTTGGCCAGTTGGTCGGCGTTATTACCGGATCTGTTGTAGGTGTTATCGGTGGTGTCATCCTGGGTGCGGTAATTGGATGGGATAATCCAGATAAGGTTACTGACATCTCAATCCAGTGGATGGGCCATTTTATTAACGGTGACTTCAAATAATTGTTGCGTTCAGAATAAAGACGAAGCTCATACTTTGTGTGAGGTTCGTCTTTATCAGGGGGGCGTATCGGTCTGACAGACTGCTTTTTTTAACTGATTTTTTTGCTGATGTTGTTTAGTGGAAAATACTCTTTATTATATTACAGATAAGTTATGAGGGTGCGTCGTGTATAAATGCATAGAACTGAAATAGATGTCGCAATCGTAAGTTTTATGTCAACGCATGGTGGTGACAAACATGCGCATAACATAGATTATGTTAAATATAGTCTATGTTATGCGCATATTCATACTCTGCAGGCTGACTTTGCTGATGACATATTGCTGGTGTGACCTCCCCCCTGTCTGCAGTGTTTTAAGACACTTTTTCACATCTAATCATACTTCTCTGATTTAACCCGCCTTTTGATTCTGTTGTCTGTTTCATTCGATATCTTGTCATAGCTGAGCATGTCACTATTTATAAATGCATCTTATCATTTCCCCCGGTTATCACCCACTGTGAGGGAAAGCTTGAATGAGTAGCTTTTTACATAGACAGCAGAATATTGATATTTTTTCGACAACGCTGGATATTATTCGCCGTGATGACGAAACGGCTGAAGAGGCACGGCGTTATATTGCCAGTATTTATAACAAAAACTATGGTGCGAATATTAAGCCTGATCCTGACATTATTATCGCCAGTCGTAATAAAGAGACTTCAGCATTAATTGCCTGTACCGGAATTTCCTTTGTAACGCATGCACAACCTCTTTTTTCGGAGCGATATCTTTCCGCCCCGCTGGATGAAACTATCCTGCAAAGAACCGGCCAAAAACTGTCTCGTCATCAGGTGGTTGAGATTGGTTCTCTCGCGTCCGATAACCCTAACGCAGCTGCCGACTTAATTCGTTTGATGCCGATTATTGCCTGGTTTATGGGAAGTAAGGCAATTCTCTGCACTTCTACACGCCGCCTGAGAAAATTACTGGCTTTTCATGAGGTGCCTTTTTGCATGTTGAGCGAAGCATCGCCGGAAAAACTTTCGCCAGAAATGCGCGCAGCCTGGGGAAGCTATTATGACCAGACGCCCCAGACCGGCGTTATTTTGCTCGAACAGTGCGGTCATCTGTTTAATCACTTCTGCGGCCGTCTGGTTTTCTCGGAATTTGAACATATCTCACGCTCCACGCTTTCTTCCGCGCAGGTGGCAGCATGAATATTATTAATGAATTCATCTCACAGGCGCAGCGCCATCCGCATGCCGCGGCGATAATTCGGTTACGGCAGAGAGATGACGGCCAATTTGAAGAAGAGGTGTGCTGCACCTACCGTAGTCTGCTTGAGGAGGCGCGCCAGCTTGCCGCCCATCTGCAGGTTGAAGCAGGCGAGCATACACAGGTCGGTTTGGTGATGGGCAATACGCCGGAATGGGTGCTGGCGGATATCGCGCTGCTGCTGGCAGATCTGGTCGAAGTACCGGTACCGCTGGCGTTTTCCGGGGAACAGGCCGCCTTTCTGCTTCAGAACTGTCAGGTTGTGCTGACCGATACGACAGGCGCACAGCGTCTGAGTGAGTGGCAGGCTGGTGGGCTGACGCTTCAGTCGGTGATCAGGCCGTTAACGCTGGGTGAAACGCCGCACTATGCTGCATCTGTTGCCCATCAGCCAGCCGACACCACGCAGGATGGTGTGATTAAAATCATTCACACTTCGGGAACCACCTCCCAACCTAAAGGAGTAATGATCCGCCGACACGGTCTGGATGCGTTGGTCGACTCACTCTGGCAATGCGCCCTCCCCGATGACTACCAACGCTATCTGAATCTGGTGCCGCTCAGCCTGTTGATTGAGCAGGTCACTGCTCTCTATATGCCTCTTACTTCCGGAGGCGCGGTGGTGATGCCGTCCGCTGATATGCCGCCGCTGGGCCACCCTGGTGTAATAGCGGCCCAGCGTCTGGCGCTAATCCGGGCGGCGCGACCCAGCGCAATGACACTGACGCCAGCACTGGTGGAGGCGTTAGCCGAACATGCCGTCAGTTACGGTGATCATCCTGGCCTGTTGCAGGCTTTGTTTGGGCGGGAAGAGGCTCCGCTGCTGGCAGCGGGCGGCGCGCCGGTTACTGAAGAAGTGCTTCAGGTGCTTAACGCTCACGGCATTCCGGTCTATCAGGGATATGGCCTGAGTGAAAACAGCTCGGTTGCCACCTGGAACTCGCGCGGTGCCAACCGTATTGGCACCGTGGGAAAACCGCTTTCACATGTTGAAGTGAAAATTGCTGAAGATGGCGAACTCTGCCTGCGCAGCAGCTCACTGTTTGCCGGTTACTCCAGCGAAGATCCCAGCAGTTGCGCGATTGACGATGAGGGATGGCTGCACACTGGCGATCTGGCCACGCAGGATGTGGATGGGTTTATTTCCATCGTCGGGCGCAAGAAAACACTCATCATCACCGCTAACGGCCGCAACATCTCCCCTGAGTGGCTTGAAAGTGCGTACCGCACCGTTCCTGGTGTGCAGCAGGTCATTGTTTACGGTGACAGGCAGGAGTTTCTCGGTGGTCTTTTTGTGGTGGAGGATATACGGCAGGCACCTGCTATTCGCCAGGCGATCGCTGCCTATGCGCGTGAACACCTCAACGAAATTGAATTTATCCCTGAGCCATTACTGGTGCCGCATAGTGCGGAGATCATGGAGCGCCTGTTTACCGTCACCGGACGACCGCGTCGCCACGCCATTAACGCTTTCTTAGCCCAACATGAGACTTTGACTGCATGAATTTTCGTGAAACTGCCCATACCCGCGTCGGCGGTCTGATAGTCACCTCGCTGAATGAAGGCGACGTAAACCTGTTATCGAAAACCTACCTGCTGACGCAACTGGCGGAGCATGGCTATCTGGTGCTACGTGGCTATAACCACAGCATTGACCACTTTTCTCAATTAGTTCGTCAGTCAAGCGGCCGTATTAGTCTCGATCCGGCGCGCAGTTTCAGCGGCGATACCGCGCAGAAAGTCGATGCGGGTTTTGATAAGGTCGGCCTGCACTGTGAAAACGGCAACAGCCCCTTCTGGCCCGATCTCTGCTGGTTTTACTGCCAGCACGCACCGACACAGGGTTCGCAGACCACGGTATGTGATGGCAAGCTGGTTTATGAGCACCTCAGCCCGGCGGCGCGAAGAGCATTTAGCGCGCAGGAGATTGTGTATACACGACGTGTAGAAGAACAGAAGTGGAAAACCTATGCGTTTTACGCACTGGCCTCGCAGGAAAATGCCCCGGAAAGCCTTGCGGAAACCACACTGGATCACCTGCTGTCGCTGACCGCCGGATCAGCCAGCACCCGCATCACCCTCAACGACGATGGCTCGATTCACTATGCGTTCCAGACTCCAGCAATAAGGGCCAGCCGCCTGAACCCGGCTGCGCGCCACAACTTCGCCAACAGTATTTTCGGTCCGTCGAATAATTATGAGAAGCCGGTAATCACTTTCGCCAATGGTGATGATATTCCCGCCGAACTGTTGGCTGAAGCAGATGCCGTCTGCGATCGCTTTACCTTTGATATCGGCTGGCAGCATGGCGATATCGTGCTGATCGATAACACCCGGGTGATGCACGGCCGCCGTCGCATCGAAGACAAAGCCCGCACTATTTTTAACGCTCTCTCTTACCTGGCCTGACGGAATGCATCATGACTGATTTCAAAAGTATCAACCAATACGCGCATCTTAATTATTTGCACCCCAATCGCATGCCATGGGAGCAGGCCGCTAACGACAGAGAGCTGGATTTTCTGTCGCGGGCGCTGGTTGGTGAAGCGGGCCAGGAAGATAAGGCAGTTGCTTATCTCTATAAAGAGCTGGCGCAACTGGCGGAAATAGAGATGCACGTCGCCACAGTGATGACACGCATCCTGTGCGAACTTCAGGCGGAATCGACACCGTTTAAAGCGGGCGACGGACTCTATCATGCTGTCTCCTGCTTCGCCTCGGAGGAGATCAATCACGCCAACAGCTTCTATCAATATGTGCGTCATCTGTCAGGACGCGATATCAAACTGGAGAACAACCTGTTCGCGGATCGTGTGGCGCTCTACAACGATAATGACGCGCCGCTGATCAAGCTGGCAGCACTCTGTTCCACCGCCTATGTAGGCGAGTCGATCATTACGGTATTTGAGCGTCGCCTGAAGGTGCTGGATCCGATGCAGCGCAGCTTCCTCACGCAACTGCTGCATTTCCACGGCCTGGACGAAGCGCGCCATATCCAGTGTGATCATGCCATCTTCGAGCAGATAATCCCCACCTTTAGCGCGGCGGAAAACCGGCGTATGCATCAGCTGGTGCAGGAGACGGAAGCACTGAACACGCAACTGGCAATCGCCAGTGCAGAAACAGTGAAAGCGGCGTTCGATCTCGACTATACCGAAGGCAATATCGCTGCCCGGACACAGCTGGACATGACACTGCGTTTTCGCGAGATCGTGCAGTCTGGTGACTCGATCCGTAATGTCGACGACTATATGGACCAGGAAACGGCAGCCATTGTGCAGCAGTTTTCTCAGGCCTCGCGCGTGCACACCGCCTGGTAAGGAGAGAAAATGAAAGAGACCACCTTAGCGCCCGCCGCAGCGCTGCCTAAAAAAAACAATGTCGGTGTGATGGCGGTGATCGTCGCACTGTTTCTTGCCGCAGTGGACAGCACTATCGTCAGTACGGTACTGCCGACTATCAGCCAGCAGTTAGGCCATCCGACACTCTGGCCCTGGGTGATGTCCGCCTTTTTACTGCCAGTGGCGCTGGTGGCACCACTGGCCGGAGCGTGCGGTGACCGGTTTGGCGTCTCCTCCACATTAAAGGCATGCCTGCTGATATTCCTCTGTGCCTCCGCGTTGGCGGCGGTCAGCACCACCATGCCAATACTGATTCTGGCGAGGGCGCTTCAGGGCATCGGCGCTGGTGGGATTATTGTGCTTTCCTATTCGCTGCTGGCGGCGCTGTTCGACGCCGAACGGCGCGGTAAGATGCAGGGAATGCTGAGCGGCGTCTGGGGCCTCTCCGCCATCGTTGGTCCGCTGCTGGGCAGCGTTCTTGATGCGACGTTCGGCTGGCGGGCAATATTCTGGCTGAATATCCCACTTGGTCTGCTGGCGCTACTGCTGCTGTTTATAACGCCGGCAGTCAGTAAAGGAGCGGGCAAGGCGTGTCTGGATCTTCCTGCGCAGGGGGCGTTGATAGTCGCCACGTGCTGCCTGCTGCTTCTGACGGCGCGGCCGGAAAGCGGCGACGCCCTCATAGCGATGCTGGCTGTGGGCTTAATCGCGGGGTTGCTGGCACTTATCGCCCGCGTACGGTATCAGCCGGAGAGTAGCCCGATCCCCCTGCCATTTTTTCAGCGGCGCACACTGTTTCCGGTTATCGTGCTGGTGCTGCTTTCCAGTGCCGCGCTTTATGCCTCTGTTACGCTGCTTCCGCTGGCACTCAGCCAGCAGCCGACGGCTGTCCCGACTGGCCTGCTGGTAATGCTGGCTGCGCTGGGCTGGGTCGTGGGTGCGGCGATATGCGGCGCCAGGCTGGCGTTAGCTGGCTATCGGCGCATGGCGGCCGCTGGCATGCTGATGCTGGCTATCGGTGGTCTGCTGATGGCATGGGCCATTTCGCAGCAGCAGCCGTGGCTGATGGCGACGTCGCTGCTGTTGACCGGTCTGGGCATGGGGTTCACCGCCACCGCTACACTTGTGCTGGCGCAAAACGCTGCGCCGCCGGAACGGCTTGGTACCTGGACCGCGACCGTGCAGTTTTTGCGCAACCTGGGCGCAGCGCTGGGGGTAAATATTCTGGCAACGATGCAACTGCATCTTAGTGGCCTGCACGCTTTCCCGATTTGCTTTATTATCCTTGGCGCCAGTATGTTGACAGGGTTGATCTTTACCCTATTATTGCCCCGCGCTTATCCGGCGAAATAGCCATAAAACGGAACAAAGGGATACCGTGACGTTAAACAACGACGCGCTGATTATTGAGCGCGTGCTGGAACAAATCGCAGCGAAGGAGAATGAGCCTCATCGCCATCCGCTCGGCCAGTTTGTGCTGGTAAAACGCGGCGTACTGCACGGGCATACGCCTGAGCAGCACTGGCTAATGAAGCCAGGGATGGCGGTCTGGATCCCGCCAGACACCGTTCACTGGGGCGAGGCTTACAGCCGCGTCGATCTGACGGTACTCTATATCGCGCCGACGCTTTGCCGCTCCTTCACCTCCCGAGTGAAGCTAATTGATACCTCGTTTTTGATCTCAGCTCTATGCGAGCGGCTTGCCGACACCCGTGCACCGTTGTCGGAAACACGCCGCAACAGCATGCTGCAGTTGTTATTCGAAGAGATCGAGGAGAAGCCCGACAGCAACCTGACTTTGCCCCTGCCGCTGGATCTTAGGCTGAAAAAGGTCACTGACAGCCTGATTGCCGATCCCGCGCAGCGTCTGAGTCTGGCGGAATGGGGACACCGCGTCGGCGCCACTGAACGCACGCTTGCGCGCCTTTTCCGCAAAGAAACCGGGCTGCGTTTTACTGACTGGCATAACCGCCTGCTGCTGGCGGTGGCCTGGCAGGGGCTAGCGAATGATGCCTCCAATGAAGAGTTATCAGTGATGCTGGGCTTTTCCTCCGGTGACTCATTCGGCCACTGGTTCAGACGTGTAGCGGATAGCAGTCCAGGTCAGATACGCAAGCACCTGCAGGATCAGCGCACCAGTGCAACCCAATAACAGCACAAAACTGTCCGTTTGATTCGATAAGATGTGTTCTGTGAACATTCTTAGGGCCAACCACCTCCAGTAAAGTAGCGCCTGTCCCTGAACAACTGGAGGAAATTGAATTGAACTATGATGTCATCAAAATATTTCACGCACTGGCGGCGGTTGCTGCAACTGGCCCGCTGCTCTTCGCCCCCTGGCTCTCCGCACGGCTAAAGATTTGTTGCTCAGAGAATGCCGCGCTGTTGCTGCAGGGCCTGACAGTGACTGACCGCTTTTATAATATCGCTGGCTGGGCATTGATGCTGAGCGGCATCGGGATGTTCTGGCTCTATGACTGGCACCGTCTTTTTCAGGTCTGGTTTCTGCTGAGCGTGGCGATTTTCATTATCGATTCACTGGCCGAGAAACGACTGCGGGACCCTGCCATTGCCGCGCTCGTTAAGTTGCATCCTGGCGGCGCGGAATGGGGCGCTACCGTGGCGCGCTTGCACAAGGCGGTGCTGGCACAGATGATCTGCACTTCTGCCATCCTGATTGTGATGCTCTTGCACAGCCAACTGAACATTAACCTGTTAAGCGTCGCGCCATTCCACCAGTACTAAGCGTAACTGCGTTTCGTTAGCGCATCACTTATTGCGTTAAGCGCTACCGGAACCAGACAGGCGAAAGGGATGCCGTAGTGAAACTGTGTCTCTAAGGCATCCGGCTCCACTACCGCATCCTCTCACTGGCAAGATGATACACATCGCTGCGCTCACGCTTACCGACAGCCACAACGGCGATCACCCGCTGATTGTCGATCACCTGAAAAACCAGGCATAACGCCTCCAGCACTGCTTAACAGGTCTTATCAGTATCAGGATGAAAAACTGTTAACCAGCCATCGCATGCTTTGAAAATACGGTATGGGAACGCTGACTTTATTCAGAACGGCAGATGTGGATTGGGGTAACGAAGAACGCCGAGTCTGATGTGCGTAACGAATGAGCGCTCTTTTCTCTCCCGAAAAGGTCATGACACACGAGGTAATATCTCAAGCCACAGACAGGCTAATACGATTATCCTTTTCACCACCGCCTGAATGTGACTTATACCCTATGAGTCACGAATCAGGGTTTAAGGATGACTTTTGTCCAGCCATTATCACGATCATCAAAATGCTTATATCCTTCAGCGGCGTCTGAGAGCGCAAGACGATGCGAGATGATCTGCGCCGGATTGGCTCTGTCCTGATGAATAAGCCTTGCCAGCTGGCGGTTATACGCTTTTACGTTGCACTGACCTGTCTTTATTGACTGGCCTTTGAACCAGAAATTACCAAAATCGAAAGGCACTTTACCCTCTTTAGCCAGATCGGTCGCACCGCCCGGATCCTGAGGTACAAAAACGCCTACCGCACCAATGCCGCCCGTGGCTTTGGTTGATGCTACAAGGCTGTTCAGTGTGGCGGAGTTATCCTCGTGGCCATGCTTATTGCAGCATTGGTAGCCCACGCACTCGCAACCGCAATCCGTGCCGCGACCATCGGTTAAATCGAGAATTTTATTTACCGCTTCGTCACCCACACCGTTGATCGCGACTGCGCCCATCTGTTCGGCTAACGCCAGTCTGTCTGGATGGGTATCGACAACGAACACCTGTGATGCGCCCTTGATAAGGGCTGAATGCGCCGCCATCAGGCCGACCGGGCCAGCGCCGTAAATGGCAACACTCTCTCCGGGACGTAAGCCTGCCAGCTCAGTAGCATGCCATCCGGTGGGGAAGATGTCGGAAAGCAAAACGTAGTCTTCTTCCTTCTCGACGGCATCCGGAGGCAGTACCAGACAGTTGAAGTCAGCATAGGGAACGCGAAGTAACTCCGCCTGTCCACCATCCCAATCACCCATCTCAGCAAAGCCGTAGGCGGCGCCAGCTGTACCAGGGTTGGCCGTCAGACAGTAACCGGTTAACCCTTTCTCGCAATTTTCACAGAATCCACAGCCGACATTAAAAGGCAGGCAGACATGATCGCCAACTTTCACTCGCTCAACAGCGCTGCCGACTTCAATCACCTGCCCCAGATTCTCATGACCGAAGATGCGACCCTGCTCGAAGCTGGTTCGCCCTTCGTACATATGCAGGTCGGACCCGCAGATATTGGTGGTGGTAATACGGACAAGCACATCGGTCTGGCGAACTATTCTGGGATCCGGAACGTCTTTGACTGAAACGTCAAAAGGTCCGTTATAGACAACTGCTTTCATAGTGTTCTCCTCACAGGCATGATCAGTTTTGAGGGCGGCGACTGCGTGACGCTTTGCTGTCACCGCTCTCTTCGTGATGCTGCTTTTTCAACCACTTTTCGTGATTGAAGGTGTAAGTGTAGAACAGCTTATGGCGCAGTCTGGCAAAATAAATATCATGTAACGCTATGAAATATAAGCACCGCTTCGCTAAAATCCCATTTTTACTAAACGCTCAGCGGCGTATCAGTACCATTTTGAACTGGCCGATGACAGTCGTCTCAGACGGGACATTCGTGGATAAAAAGCCGCCCGCCTGTGGCTACTTTTTATCCTGCGACCAGGTCGCGCTGCGGATATTGACCTTCACTGGTAGCAGACCAATCCGGGTGAAGGTATCCGCCAGTGCCTGTTGCTGGGTGAAAACGTCAGGCGTCATTCGCTCGGCGCCAAACGGCATTCTTGCCAGCGCGCGCTGCCAGATGGGCTGAGGCAGACCGGTTGAGGCGGACATGATTTTCGCCGCCTCTTCCTGATTCTGATTGGCCCATGTGCTCAGCGAGCCGAGCTCATCCACCACCTTGCTGGCGATCTGAGGATAATTTTCCGCGAACTTGCGACTGGCCAGATAGAAGGTGTAGTGCGGCACCAGGCCTTCAGCATTCTTAATCAGACGTGCGTGGGCATTGGTCTCAACTTCGGCGTAGTAAGGATCCCAGATGACCCAGGCATCGACCGCCCCACGCTGGAAAGCAGCACGCGCATCGGCAGGTGGCAGATAGACCGGTGTAATGTCTTTGTAACTCAGACCGGCCTGCTCCAGCGCGGTGACCAGCAGATAGTTAACGTCAGAGCCTTTATTCAGCGCCACGCGCTTGCCTTTGAGATCGGCCACACTTTTGATGGGTGAGTCGGCTGGCACGACTATCGCTTCCGTTTTTGGGTTAGCCGGCGAGTGTGCGAGGTAAACCAGATCGGCCTGTGCAGCCTGAGCGAAGGTCGGCGGCGCGTCGCCAGTGGCGGCCAGATCGATACTGCCGATGTTTAACCCTTCCAGCATCTGCGGTCCGGCCGGGAACTCAATCCAGTGAACCGCAATCCCCTGCTTCTTAAATTCTTCATCCAGCGTGCCGCGATATTTCAGGAGTGCGAAAATATTGGCTTTCTGAAATCCGATGTTCACCGTATCGGGCTTCTCTGCTGATGCCTGGGTGCTGAACGCTAAGCCCGCCTGGGCGGCAATAATTAAGGCGCTGAGTAAAACTCTTTTCATTTCTCATTCCTGAGTCTGGTTGTTGTCAGCGCAACATAACAAACGCGGGATTAAGTGCTTAGCGAGGAAATGTTCAATGCTTAGCGGAAAAAACGCTATGGATGCCAGACCGACTCGCGGACCCGAATGGCGCGGTTAAATAACCCCAGAGCATAAAAGCGGTCAGCGATGGTCTGCTGTTCCCGGATGATGGACAGGTTCATACGCTGGGTCTGATGACTGCGTCGGGCTAAGGCGTGCATCAGTGATGGTGCTGAAATGCCAAGCTCGGCAGAGAGCAGCCCGGCCGCTTCAGCGCGGTGGGCATCAATATAGCGTCCGGTCTGTTCGAGCGCGGTGAGCAGGATTGGGAGCAGGTCACTGGAATGTGCCGCAAACCCACGCTCAGCAAGGTAAAACTGATGATTATTGACCCGGCCAGTCCCATCCGCAATCACCCTGAACTGTCCGCTGTTCTCTGCATCACTGAGGAGCGGATCCCACATCATCCAGGCGTCCACTGCGTTGAGATCGCTGGGCGTTAGCGGAAATTTTGGCGGTGCATAGACGATGCGGACATCGTCCAGCGCTAAACCTGCCTCATCCAGAATCTGCAGCAGCAGATAATGGACGTTCGAACCACGGTTCACGGCGATGCGTTTCCCCCGAAGATCGCCGATTTGCTGAACCGGGCTGCTGTTCGGCACCAGCAGCGCCACGCTCTGCGGCGCGGCGGGTTCCCACGCGACATACACCATCGGACTGTTGCTGGCCTGCGCAAACAGAGGGGGGACTTCCCCTGTCGTCCCGAAATCGATCTCCTGATGGCTTAGCGCATGCAGAAGCTGCGGACCTGCCGGAAACTCACTCCACAGCACGCTGACGCCCCGCTCGGCCATCTGCTGCTCCAGCGACTGGCGCGCTTTCAGTACGCCGAGATTGCCAAATTTCTGATAACCGATACGCAGTTCCCGCTCCCGCTGCAGATGAGGAGTCGTGTCACGCTGACGCGGTGACGTGCGGCGCGGTTTTATCACGCCAAGATGGCCCAGCTGGGTGCGCAACGTATGACGACTGATGCCCAGCAGCGCCGCCGCCTGTAACTGATTACCCTGAGTGAGTTCCAGCGCATTCTTCACCAGCGCGGTAATCACCCGTGGATAGAGCGGTGTCTCACTCTGCTGCATCTGCTGACGCAAAAACTGGTCCAGCGCCTCTTCTCCGGGCGGCAGCACGCTGCCCGCAAGCGGGCTCAGGCGCAGCTGTTGCGGCGTTACCAGCGAGCTTTTGCTCAGCAGTACGGCATTATGCAGGGTATTTTCCAGCTCGCGGATATTGCCGGGCCAGCTGTAATCCATCAGGGCGGTCATGGCCTCATCACTCAGGCGTAACTGAGGACGACCGAGACGACGCGCATAGAGCTGCAGAAAGTGGCTGGCCAGCACCGGGATATCTTCGCAGCGCTGGCGTAACGGCGGCAATGTCACGCTGGCCACATTGAGCCGGTAGTAAAGATCTTCCCGGAAACGCCGCTCGCGAATCGCCTCCGCCAGGTCGCGGTTCGTGGCTGCAATGACCCGCACATTAACCTTTACCGCACGGGATGAGCCCACGCGGGTAATCTCGCGCTCCTGCAATACGCGCAGCAGTTTCACCTGCAGCGATAAACTGAGTTCACCCACCTCATCCAGCAGCAGCGTGCCGCCCTCAGCCGCCTCAAACCAGCCGCGATGGCGATCCTGTGCGCCGGTAAAGGCCCCTTTCTCATGACCAAACAGCTCTGACTCCGCCAGGCTCTCGGTGAGGGCGCCACAGTTAACCGCCAGAAAAGGCTGTCGGCTGCGCGCGCTGTGATGATGCAGATAACGCGCCATCACCTCTTTGCCGGTGCCGGTTTCACCGATAATCAGCACGGTGGCATCGGTAGGGGCGAGCTGATCCAGCACGTCTTTAAAGGCGCGTGATGCGGGGTCTATTAATTCAGGGCTGGAAATCTGCATCTCATTTACCGGGTTAACAGAAGAGTCATGACCATAACGCGCGACAGCCGGAGAAACGAGAGGCGAAACGGGCCGTTTTGTTGCCAATGCAGCAGGCTGCAACTTCAGCTGTTGCAGATGCAGCAATAAGACGCAGAGAGTTACCCGGCTATCC is a genomic window containing:
- a CDS encoding colicin V synthesis protein, with protein sequence MRELNVAEINVVSGAGFMEALTSAITLGTTGFAAGAAYGGIHGGDNGGLLGVGAVGQLVGVITGSVVGVIGGVILGAVIGWDNPDKVTDISIQWMGHFINGDFK
- a CDS encoding thermostable hemolysin, with the protein product MSSFLHRQQNIDIFSTTLDIIRRDDETAEEARRYIASIYNKNYGANIKPDPDIIIASRNKETSALIACTGISFVTHAQPLFSERYLSAPLDETILQRTGQKLSRHQVVEIGSLASDNPNAAADLIRLMPIIAWFMGSKAILCTSTRRLRKLLAFHEVPFCMLSEASPEKLSPEMRAAWGSYYDQTPQTGVILLEQCGHLFNHFCGRLVFSEFEHISRSTLSSAQVAA
- a CDS encoding AMP-binding protein, with translation MNIINEFISQAQRHPHAAAIIRLRQRDDGQFEEEVCCTYRSLLEEARQLAAHLQVEAGEHTQVGLVMGNTPEWVLADIALLLADLVEVPVPLAFSGEQAAFLLQNCQVVLTDTTGAQRLSEWQAGGLTLQSVIRPLTLGETPHYAASVAHQPADTTQDGVIKIIHTSGTTSQPKGVMIRRHGLDALVDSLWQCALPDDYQRYLNLVPLSLLIEQVTALYMPLTSGGAVVMPSADMPPLGHPGVIAAQRLALIRAARPSAMTLTPALVEALAEHAVSYGDHPGLLQALFGREEAPLLAAGGAPVTEEVLQVLNAHGIPVYQGYGLSENSSVATWNSRGANRIGTVGKPLSHVEVKIAEDGELCLRSSSLFAGYSSEDPSSCAIDDEGWLHTGDLATQDVDGFISIVGRKKTLIITANGRNISPEWLESAYRTVPGVQQVIVYGDRQEFLGGLFVVEDIRQAPAIRQAIAAYAREHLNEIEFIPEPLLVPHSAEIMERLFTVTGRPRRHAINAFLAQHETLTA
- a CDS encoding TauD/TfdA family dioxygenase; translation: MNFRETAHTRVGGLIVTSLNEGDVNLLSKTYLLTQLAEHGYLVLRGYNHSIDHFSQLVRQSSGRISLDPARSFSGDTAQKVDAGFDKVGLHCENGNSPFWPDLCWFYCQHAPTQGSQTTVCDGKLVYEHLSPAARRAFSAQEIVYTRRVEEQKWKTYAFYALASQENAPESLAETTLDHLLSLTAGSASTRITLNDDGSIHYAFQTPAIRASRLNPAARHNFANSIFGPSNNYEKPVITFANGDDIPAELLAEADAVCDRFTFDIGWQHGDIVLIDNTRVMHGRRRIEDKARTIFNALSYLA
- a CDS encoding MFS transporter, which translates into the protein MKETTLAPAAALPKKNNVGVMAVIVALFLAAVDSTIVSTVLPTISQQLGHPTLWPWVMSAFLLPVALVAPLAGACGDRFGVSSTLKACLLIFLCASALAAVSTTMPILILARALQGIGAGGIIVLSYSLLAALFDAERRGKMQGMLSGVWGLSAIVGPLLGSVLDATFGWRAIFWLNIPLGLLALLLLFITPAVSKGAGKACLDLPAQGALIVATCCLLLLTARPESGDALIAMLAVGLIAGLLALIARVRYQPESSPIPLPFFQRRTLFPVIVLVLLSSAALYASVTLLPLALSQQPTAVPTGLLVMLAALGWVVGAAICGARLALAGYRRMAAAGMLMLAIGGLLMAWAISQQQPWLMATSLLLTGLGMGFTATATLVLAQNAAPPERLGTWTATVQFLRNLGAALGVNILATMQLHLSGLHAFPICFIILGASMLTGLIFTLLLPRAYPAK
- a CDS encoding helix-turn-helix transcriptional regulator, which produces MTLNNDALIIERVLEQIAAKENEPHRHPLGQFVLVKRGVLHGHTPEQHWLMKPGMAVWIPPDTVHWGEAYSRVDLTVLYIAPTLCRSFTSRVKLIDTSFLISALCERLADTRAPLSETRRNSMLQLLFEEIEEKPDSNLTLPLPLDLRLKKVTDSLIADPAQRLSLAEWGHRVGATERTLARLFRKETGLRFTDWHNRLLLAVAWQGLANDASNEELSVMLGFSSGDSFGHWFRRVADSSPGQIRKHLQDQRTSATQ
- a CDS encoding glutathione-independent formaldehyde dehydrogenase gives rise to the protein MKAVVYNGPFDVSVKDVPDPRIVRQTDVLVRITTTNICGSDLHMYEGRTSFEQGRIFGHENLGQVIEVGSAVERVKVGDHVCLPFNVGCGFCENCEKGLTGYCLTANPGTAGAAYGFAEMGDWDGGQAELLRVPYADFNCLVLPPDAVEKEEDYVLLSDIFPTGWHATELAGLRPGESVAIYGAGPVGLMAAHSALIKGASQVFVVDTHPDRLALAEQMGAVAINGVGDEAVNKILDLTDGRGTDCGCECVGYQCCNKHGHEDNSATLNSLVASTKATGGIGAVGVFVPQDPGGATDLAKEGKVPFDFGNFWFKGQSIKTGQCNVKAYNRQLARLIHQDRANPAQIISHRLALSDAAEGYKHFDDRDNGWTKVILKP
- a CDS encoding sulfonate ABC transporter substrate-binding protein encodes the protein MKRVLLSALIIAAQAGLAFSTQASAEKPDTVNIGFQKANIFALLKYRGTLDEEFKKQGIAVHWIEFPAGPQMLEGLNIGSIDLAATGDAPPTFAQAAQADLVYLAHSPANPKTEAIVVPADSPIKSVADLKGKRVALNKGSDVNYLLVTALEQAGLSYKDITPVYLPPADARAAFQRGAVDAWVIWDPYYAEVETNAHARLIKNAEGLVPHYTFYLASRKFAENYPQIASKVVDELGSLSTWANQNQEEAAKIMSASTGLPQPIWQRALARMPFGAERMTPDVFTQQQALADTFTRIGLLPVKVNIRSATWSQDKK